In the Quercus lobata isolate SW786 chromosome 5, ValleyOak3.0 Primary Assembly, whole genome shotgun sequence genome, one interval contains:
- the LOC115991961 gene encoding glycylpeptide N-tetradecanoyltransferase 1-like, with product MVDSNASSGSPEETQNPNPDGNEPSESDLTLDALTRKVQESLSLGKKHKFWETQPVGQFKDVGDSNLPEGPIEPPTPLSEVKQEPYNLPNLYEWVTCDMDSEETCNEVYILLTNNYVEDDDSMFRFNYSKEFLRWALRPPGYFRSWHIGVRVKSSKKLVAFITGVPARIRVRDDIVTMAEVNFLCVHKKLRSKRLAPVMIKEVTRRVHLENMWQAAYTAGVVLPTPISTCQYWHRSLNPKKLIDVGFSRLGARMTMSRTIKLYKLPESTVTPGFRKMELHDVPAVTRLLRTYLSQFAVAPDFDENDVEHWLLPKEDVVDSYLVESPETHEITDFSSFYTLPSSILGNQNYSILKAAYSYYNVATSTPLLQLMNDALIMAKQKDYDVFNALDVMQNESFLKELKFGPGDGKLHYYLYNYRIKQALKSSELGLVLL from the coding sequence ATGGTTGATAGCAATGCATCATCTGGATCACCTGAAGAAACACAAAACCCGAATCCTGATGGGAACGAACCTTCTGAGAGTGACCTCACACTTGATGCTTTAACTCGAAAGGTTcaagaatctctctctcttggaaAGAAACATAAGTTTTGGGAAACCCAACCAGTTGGGCAATTTAAGGATGTAGGGGATTCCAATTTGCCTGAGGGCCCGATTGAACCCCCAACTCCTTTATCTGAAGTCAAACAAGAACCCTACAACCTTCCCAACCTTTATGAATGGGTTACTTGTGATATGGATTCCGAAGAGACGTGCAATGAAGTGTATATCCTTCTCACTAATAACTATGTTGAGGATGATGACAGCATGTTCAGATTTAACTATTCAAAAGAGTTTCTTCGCTGGGCTTTACGCCCTCCTGGTTATTTCAGGAGTTGGCACATTGGTGTCCGTGTCAAAAGTTCAAAGAAGTTGGTTGCTTTTATAACTGGCGTTCCAGCCAGAATCCGGGTCCGTGATGATATTGTCACCATGGCAGAGGTTAATTTCCTTTGTGTGCATAAGAAGCTTAGATCAAAGAGACTTGCTCCTGTCATGATCAAAGAGGTGACCAGGAGGGTCCACTTGGAGAACATGTGGCAAGCAGCCTATACTGCAGGAGTGGTTCTTCCAACACCAATTTCAACTTGCCAATATTGGCATAGATCTTTGAATCCAAAAAAGCTGATTGATGTTGGGTTTTCAAGACTTGGTGCGAGGATGACAATGAGTAGAACAATCAAGCTCTACAAGTTACCAGAGTCAACAGTTACTCCAGGTTTCAGAAAGATGGAGCTCCATGATGTTCCTGCAGTTACACGGCTACTTAGGACCTATTTGAGCCAGTTTGCTGTTGCACCGGATTTTGATGAAAATGATGTGGAGCATTGGTTGCTTCCAAAGGAGGACGTCGTGGATAGTTATCTGGTTGAAAGTCCTGAAACTCATGAAATAACTGATTTCAGCAGTTTCTACACACTTCCTTCATCTATCCTGGGGAACCAGAATTATTCAATTTTGAAGGCAGCTTATTCATATTATAATGTTGCCACGAGCACTCCTTTGCTTCAACTGATGAATGATGCTCTTATCATGGCAAAACAGAAGGACTATGATGTTTTCAATGCATTGGATGTCATGCAAAATGAATCTTTCTTGAAGGAACTGAAGTTTGGTCCAGGTGATGGAAAACTGCACTATTATCTTTACAACTATCGGATAAAACAAGCACTGAAGTCATCGGAGCTTGGACTTGTGCTTTTATAG